The following are encoded together in the Robertmurraya sp. FSL R5-0851 genome:
- a CDS encoding YlmH family RNA-binding protein — protein sequence MDLHQHFRREEHSFVDQVMSWKEQVESNYAPKLTDFLDPREQKIVEMIIGANSEVKVQFFGGAELVERKRAFIYPDYYSVEKEDFQISLYELVYPNKFVSIEHRQILGSMMSLGLKRGKFGDILMEGEIIQLFVANEVSDYISMQLESVGRSKVSLKERRLEEAIQMKEQWNEFTTTVSSLRLDTMVAAAHNISRQKSQTLIAGGVVKVNWMTIENPSFECKEDDVLSVRGYGRAKLSSIDGKTKKDKWRIVVEKHQ from the coding sequence ATGGATTTGCATCAGCACTTCCGACGTGAAGAGCATAGTTTTGTCGATCAAGTAATGAGTTGGAAGGAGCAGGTGGAAAGTAATTACGCTCCAAAACTGACTGATTTTCTTGACCCGAGAGAGCAGAAGATTGTCGAGATGATTATAGGAGCGAATTCGGAGGTAAAGGTTCAATTTTTTGGAGGAGCAGAGTTGGTGGAAAGAAAGAGAGCCTTCATTTATCCAGATTATTATTCTGTAGAGAAAGAGGATTTCCAAATTTCCTTATATGAACTGGTTTACCCAAATAAGTTTGTATCAATTGAGCATCGACAAATTTTAGGTAGCATGATGTCACTAGGACTAAAAAGAGGGAAATTTGGAGACATCCTTATGGAAGGGGAAATCATTCAACTCTTTGTCGCCAATGAAGTTAGCGATTATATTTCGATGCAACTTGAGTCGGTAGGACGTTCGAAAGTAAGTTTAAAAGAGCGTCGTCTCGAAGAAGCCATTCAAATGAAGGAACAATGGAATGAGTTCACAACAACCGTTTCTTCCCTAAGGTTAGACACTATGGTAGCTGCTGCTCATAATATCTCTCGTCAGAAATCTCAAACATTAATAGCAGGTGGAGTAGTAAAAGTGAATTGGATGACCATTGAAAATCCCTCTTTTGAATGTAAAGAAGACGATGTCTTATCTGTACGAGGATACGGAAGAGCAAAACTATCTTCCATTGATGGGAAAACAAAGAAAGATAAATGGCGAATTGTTGTAGAAAAACATCAATAA
- a CDS encoding DivIVA domain-containing protein has product MPLTPLDIHNKEFTKGFRGYDEDEVNEFLDQVIKDYELIIREKKELDERLKDMNERLTHFSNIEETLNKSIVVAQEAAEELKRNAQKEAKLIIREAEKNADRIVNESLSKARKIALEIEDLKKQSKVFRTRFKMLIEAQLDMLNNDDWDHLLQYELDSAELKSANLKEEDSLA; this is encoded by the coding sequence ATGCCATTAACACCGTTAGACATACATAACAAGGAATTTACAAAAGGATTCCGTGGTTACGATGAAGATGAAGTAAATGAGTTCCTTGACCAAGTCATTAAGGACTATGAATTGATTATTCGAGAAAAGAAAGAACTTGATGAACGATTAAAGGATATGAATGAGCGTTTAACTCATTTTTCGAATATTGAAGAAACCTTAAATAAATCCATCGTTGTAGCTCAAGAAGCAGCTGAAGAGCTAAAGCGAAATGCTCAAAAAGAAGCTAAGCTAATTATCAGAGAAGCAGAGAAAAATGCGGATCGCATCGTAAATGAGTCCCTTTCTAAAGCTCGTAAAATAGCTCTAGAAATTGAGGATCTGAAAAAGCAATCCAAAGTGTTTAGAACTCGTTTTAAAATGCTTATTGAAGCACAGCTGGATATGCTGAATAACGATGATTGGGATCATCTATTACAATACGAGCTTGATTCAGCAGAATTAAAATCTGCAAATTTAAAAGAAGAAGATTCATTGGCTTGA